One Paenibacillus sp. FSL H7-0737 DNA segment encodes these proteins:
- a CDS encoding MBL fold metallo-hydrolase: MEFMYLGTGASEGYPALFCQCERCSMAMELGGKNIRARTGALINSDLLLDFSPDMYMNKLRYKLDLGKVNHLIVTHSHTDHFAAAELMMRHEHWYCQLQESGKKLHIYGNETVEETMKSALRYDYGTDTIEDPFYEFHIIQPFMPFTLGEVTVTALPAHHKPDEHSFIYLLEQNNTRFLYGNDSGIFIDETFNYLRDKHLDVVSLDCNYGLEDRYDYHMGISGCRIVRERLLDQNSCDTSTSFILTHFSHYSAELHDTLVKNTAEENFIISYDGMKVFLA; this comes from the coding sequence ATGGAATTTATGTATTTAGGAACTGGAGCAAGCGAGGGTTATCCAGCTTTATTTTGTCAATGTGAACGTTGCTCTATGGCGATGGAGCTTGGTGGCAAGAATATTCGCGCTCGTACAGGAGCGCTTATTAACTCTGATTTGCTGCTGGATTTCTCACCTGACATGTATATGAATAAGCTTCGTTACAAATTGGATTTGGGGAAAGTTAATCATTTGATTGTTACGCATTCGCATACGGATCATTTTGCAGCAGCAGAGCTCATGATGAGGCATGAACATTGGTATTGTCAGCTGCAGGAGAGTGGAAAAAAACTGCATATTTACGGAAATGAAACGGTAGAAGAAACGATGAAGTCAGCTCTTCGCTATGATTATGGAACCGATACGATTGAAGATCCTTTTTACGAGTTTCATATCATACAACCTTTCATGCCCTTCACTCTAGGAGAAGTGACAGTAACCGCATTGCCAGCCCATCACAAGCCGGATGAACATAGCTTTATCTATCTACTTGAGCAGAATAACACAAGATTCTTATACGGCAATGATAGTGGTATATTCATTGATGAAACCTTCAATTATCTACGTGATAAGCACCTGGACGTTGTTAGTCTGGATTGTAATTATGGGCTAGAGGATAGATATGATTATCATATGGGGATCTCCGGTTGTCGGATTGTAAGAGAACGTTTGCTTGACCAAAATAGTTGTGATACTAGTACATCATTTATTCTGACTCATTTCTCTCACTACAGCGCAGAGTTGCATGATACTTTAGTTAAGAATACAGCAGAGGAGAATTTCATCATTTCCTATGATGGGATGAAAGTCTTCTTAGCATGA
- a CDS encoding sensor histidine kinase produces the protein MKLLATGKVKWFVYQKVVIVFIVFLIPLISMNIWVNYKGMSFTKNTILDSSLAGASFYSKQLDKEIYFIRNQQLQFQEDKNIQKLSFRGESLEKYEEVELIGNAEDLLNRIIASSEYVVNAGVYIKSLGKTISGKTGVTAIPNMEYEKISSLLKVKQKPSFYRSGDAIFLIEIGDNAELWSYIEISKGKLLEALNQIATLYQESEVFLGSNELGNILSTTDDQLVSTEVLRLITKQDQFNSDIPEINKVNGKSYFIAHNFISSLNLSLIMYVNQNEITRPLSQFNTLLYASFVIAIVVMILYSYSVNLMIHRPLSKLVKTFRMVETDNLDLVIESKTKDEFYYIFNSFNRMASRLKRSIEENYEQKIALQHSQLKQLQSQINPHFLYNSFFNIYMMCKVGDSDSAAELSQKLGSYYQYITRSGSDEVAFFKEYQHALDYCEIQCIRFSNRISFEYEEIPVLANTILVPRLIIQPIVENVFEHAFEDDSRQGVVYIGAECEEGIVIITIEDNGNLLKDEEIEYLQKKLAMGLKQVEKTGLINVNNRLQLKYGPDNGLFVSRSKYGGLRVELIVKYESKEV, from the coding sequence ATGAAGCTGCTGGCTACGGGAAAAGTAAAATGGTTCGTCTATCAGAAAGTTGTCATCGTATTTATCGTCTTTTTGATTCCGCTCATTTCGATGAATATTTGGGTGAATTATAAGGGGATGTCATTCACCAAAAATACGATTTTGGACTCATCCCTGGCTGGGGCGTCATTCTATTCCAAGCAACTGGATAAAGAGATATATTTCATCCGCAATCAACAATTACAATTTCAAGAAGATAAAAACATACAGAAGCTTAGTTTCCGAGGCGAAAGTTTAGAAAAGTATGAAGAGGTAGAATTAATCGGTAATGCTGAAGATCTATTGAATCGGATCATTGCCTCAAGCGAATATGTGGTTAACGCCGGGGTATATATTAAGTCTCTGGGCAAAACGATCTCTGGTAAGACGGGGGTCACGGCCATTCCTAATATGGAGTACGAGAAAATTTCCTCGTTACTTAAGGTTAAGCAGAAGCCTTCATTCTATCGGAGCGGTGATGCGATTTTCCTTATAGAAATAGGAGATAATGCGGAGCTTTGGTCGTATATTGAAATCTCAAAAGGTAAGCTATTGGAGGCACTAAATCAAATCGCAACCTTATATCAAGAATCGGAGGTATTTTTGGGAAGTAATGAGCTGGGCAATATTCTATCTACTACAGACGATCAGTTAGTATCTACTGAGGTCCTTAGGCTCATCACCAAACAGGATCAGTTTAATTCCGATATCCCAGAAATAAACAAGGTGAACGGTAAAAGTTACTTTATTGCCCATAACTTTATCAGTTCTTTGAATCTATCCTTGATTATGTACGTGAATCAGAATGAAATCACAAGGCCCTTAAGCCAATTTAATACACTACTATATGCCTCTTTCGTCATCGCTATTGTGGTAATGATACTTTATTCTTATTCGGTAAATCTAATGATTCATAGGCCCTTATCCAAATTGGTTAAGACATTCCGTATGGTAGAAACGGATAATCTTGATTTAGTCATCGAGTCAAAGACCAAAGATGAGTTTTACTATATATTTAATAGTTTTAATCGCATGGCTTCTAGACTTAAGCGTTCTATTGAGGAGAATTATGAACAGAAGATTGCCCTGCAGCATTCGCAGTTGAAGCAATTGCAGTCACAGATTAACCCGCATTTTCTCTATAACAGCTTCTTTAATATTTACATGATGTGTAAAGTAGGAGATTCCGATAGTGCGGCTGAGCTCTCACAAAAGCTAGGGAGCTACTACCAATACATCACAAGAAGTGGATCGGACGAGGTGGCTTTCTTTAAGGAGTATCAGCATGCGCTTGATTATTGTGAAATTCAGTGTATTCGCTTCTCGAATCGTATTTCTTTCGAATATGAAGAAATACCCGTTTTGGCGAACACGATTTTAGTACCGAGGCTGATTATTCAGCCGATTGTTGAGAATGTTTTCGAGCATGCTTTCGAAGACGACTCCCGACAAGGGGTTGTCTATATTGGTGCCGAATGCGAAGAGGGAATAGTAATTATCACAATTGAAGATAACGGTAATCTTTTAAAAGATGAGGAAATAGAGTACTTGCAGAAGAAACTTGCGATGGGTCTGAAACAAGTTGAGAAGACGGGATTAATCAACGTTAATAATAGACTCCAATTGAAGTACGGACCAGATAATGGCTTGTTTGTCTCACGCAGCAAATACGGAGGATTGAGGGTAGAACTGATAGTTAAATATGAGAGTAAGGAAGTGTGA
- a CDS encoding response regulator transcription factor yields the protein MYRLLIVDDEPVIVNGLVQLFQDNSEFELDIRKAYSSSEALEIAKKTKLDILVSDIRMPQKNGLQLVDEIVYYWPLCRVIFLTGYSEFDYVYEAIRKNVDNYILKTEGIEPIFQAVKAAIDKLDEENRRRLQLEKAQMHYQIASSFLKKELMERVLSGESITSILNNVRYKDVEFGIALDRPSFFLVGILDRLDDPKFKMPPSVQRIFHDHLPASIACEEVIYDDRVFIWLLQPDEGLLNRFRSDYPDQGVNWPGIVAYMRGILEPVQNECDELLSVCVSFGISGDLLNHWESIHLQVEAVRSMILKRALLGQHMLILDLEKLSQLEDTMHKAGGIEQEDFKTLIIEQIHQFVQENLSGDLSLTSIAAEVHLNPSYLSRYYKQTTGQNLLEYIQSTKLHVALQLMKNTTLKLNEIAIRVGFESPSYFTTFFKRKMGLSPQDYRNSK from the coding sequence ATGTATAGATTACTAATCGTAGATGACGAGCCTGTGATTGTGAATGGATTAGTCCAACTGTTTCAGGATAACTCAGAATTTGAACTGGATATACGAAAAGCTTACTCCTCAAGCGAAGCTCTTGAAATTGCTAAGAAAACGAAATTGGATATTTTGGTTAGCGATATTCGTATGCCTCAGAAGAATGGTCTCCAGCTCGTGGACGAAATCGTCTATTATTGGCCATTATGCCGAGTGATTTTCCTTACAGGATACAGTGAATTTGATTATGTATACGAAGCGATTCGTAAGAATGTGGACAATTACATTCTGAAAACGGAAGGAATTGAACCTATTTTCCAAGCTGTGAAGGCAGCAATCGACAAGCTAGACGAGGAGAACCGTCGTAGACTTCAATTGGAGAAGGCACAAATGCACTATCAAATCGCTAGTTCCTTCCTAAAGAAAGAGCTGATGGAGCGGGTGCTGAGCGGGGAGTCTATTACTTCTATACTCAATAATGTACGTTACAAAGATGTAGAGTTCGGCATTGCATTAGATCGTCCTTCATTCTTTCTTGTTGGTATCTTGGATCGACTAGATGATCCTAAATTTAAAATGCCTCCCTCTGTTCAGCGTATTTTCCATGATCACCTGCCTGCATCTATTGCATGTGAAGAAGTGATTTATGATGATCGTGTATTCATATGGCTGCTTCAACCAGATGAAGGATTGCTGAATCGCTTTCGTAGTGACTATCCAGATCAAGGGGTGAATTGGCCTGGAATCGTTGCTTATATGAGAGGGATATTAGAGCCTGTACAGAATGAGTGTGATGAGCTGCTAAGTGTCTGCGTTTCATTCGGAATATCGGGGGATTTACTTAACCATTGGGAATCAATCCATCTTCAAGTTGAAGCAGTGCGCTCTATGATTCTAAAGAGAGCTTTATTAGGTCAGCACATGCTTATCCTAGACCTTGAGAAACTAAGTCAACTTGAGGATACGATGCACAAAGCTGGAGGAATCGAGCAGGAAGATTTCAAGACGCTAATCATCGAACAAATTCACCAATTTGTGCAGGAGAACCTATCTGGGGATCTATCGCTTACCTCAATTGCTGCAGAGGTGCATCTTAATCCGTCCTATTTATCTCGTTATTATAAACAGACGACAGGACAAAATTTATTAGAGTATATCCAGTCGACGAAGCTGCATGTTGCTCTGCAGCTGATGAAGAATACAACTCTGAAATTAAATGAAATCGCCATCCGGGTCGGTTTTGAATCACCATCCTACTTTACAACATTCTTCAAACGCAAAATGGGTTTATCTCCACAGGATTATCGGAATTCAAAATAA
- a CDS encoding extracellular solute-binding protein translates to MKKMRPWKIILSVTMILSLLSACGSQGNGNANAPSTPKEETTNSATDSATAPDPLGKYPETVTVTEILGYNPPEDPRTPSGITPEQNAYLKDLKEMMNIEVKYKWTVPSAQFEQKFSLAMASGDLPDVIEVDQKNYEKLKKQDMLADLTDAYAQYASPALKAYMDSDGGFAMKTFSADGKQLGIPAFEDPFLSTQLLWIRQDWLNNLGLQAPKTIDELEKVAQAFTHNDPDQNGKNDTYGIAMQKNLFFWGFDVRGFFNGFGAYPSVGDKQSAWIKGGDDKLLPGLIQPEVKTALGKLQAWYKDGIIDKEFALKDENKAVEDLTAGKVGISYGEWWYPNWPLNSSVDKDQKADWIAIQLPGIDGPAKSLVPKIRSNKIFVVNKKMKNPEAAIKMLNFYIEVGNKKYKDKNKAADGYVYNWFNPRIANPVDIDTIYREVNKALDANQTEITINDANYKTVADTFKATKDFLAGDTSNATKGVNWGQYYSRAAKDGGWGLTRQIKENQQFVYNEFYGLPTPTVVEKGGQLDKLMQESFTKIIMGGSLDDFDKFVDSWKALGGNEIIDEVNEWYSTEATK, encoded by the coding sequence ATGAAAAAAATGAGACCATGGAAAATTATTTTGTCAGTAACGATGATTCTTTCATTATTGTCAGCATGTGGAAGTCAAGGGAATGGAAATGCGAATGCACCATCTACGCCTAAGGAAGAGACTACGAATAGTGCGACAGACAGCGCCACAGCACCTGATCCACTAGGGAAATACCCGGAAACGGTCACTGTTACAGAAATACTAGGATATAATCCACCAGAAGATCCAAGAACTCCAAGCGGAATAACACCGGAACAAAATGCCTACCTGAAAGATCTCAAAGAGATGATGAATATTGAAGTGAAATACAAATGGACCGTTCCCTCTGCCCAGTTTGAGCAGAAGTTCTCGCTTGCCATGGCATCGGGGGATCTACCCGATGTGATAGAAGTTGATCAGAAGAACTATGAGAAACTTAAAAAGCAAGATATGCTTGCTGATCTGACAGATGCTTATGCACAATATGCGTCACCAGCTCTTAAGGCTTATATGGACTCAGATGGTGGATTCGCGATGAAAACGTTCAGTGCGGATGGTAAGCAATTAGGTATTCCTGCATTTGAAGATCCCTTCTTATCCACGCAGCTGCTATGGATTCGTCAAGATTGGCTTAATAATCTAGGTTTACAGGCACCGAAGACGATCGATGAGCTTGAGAAAGTTGCACAAGCATTCACACATAATGATCCAGATCAGAATGGTAAGAATGACACCTATGGTATCGCCATGCAAAAGAATCTCTTCTTTTGGGGATTTGATGTCAGAGGTTTCTTTAATGGATTCGGTGCTTATCCTTCCGTTGGTGATAAACAATCGGCTTGGATTAAAGGCGGCGATGACAAATTGTTACCGGGATTGATTCAGCCTGAAGTGAAGACTGCACTCGGTAAGCTACAAGCATGGTATAAAGATGGAATTATTGATAAAGAGTTTGCACTAAAGGATGAGAATAAGGCTGTAGAAGATCTGACTGCAGGTAAAGTGGGTATTTCCTACGGAGAGTGGTGGTATCCGAACTGGCCGCTTAACTCCAGCGTAGACAAAGATCAAAAGGCGGATTGGATTGCAATTCAGCTTCCAGGGATTGATGGTCCAGCTAAATCACTCGTTCCAAAAATCCGCAGCAACAAAATTTTCGTTGTGAACAAAAAGATGAAGAACCCAGAAGCAGCGATTAAGATGCTCAATTTCTACATCGAAGTTGGTAATAAGAAATACAAGGATAAGAACAAAGCGGCAGATGGCTATGTATACAACTGGTTTAACCCACGGATTGCCAACCCTGTTGATATTGATACGATTTACAGGGAAGTAAACAAAGCGCTCGATGCTAATCAGACTGAAATTACAATAAACGATGCAAATTATAAGACCGTTGCGGATACTTTTAAAGCGACTAAGGACTTCCTGGCAGGCGACACATCTAACGCTACCAAAGGTGTAAACTGGGGTCAATATTATAGCCGGGCTGCAAAAGACGGTGGCTGGGGCTTAACACGACAAATTAAAGAAAATCAACAATTTGTATACAACGAGTTTTACGGTCTTCCTACACCAACAGTAGTGGAAAAGGGCGGTCAGCTGGATAAGTTGATGCAAGAGTCCTTTACCAAGATTATCATGGGTGGTTCTCTTGATGATTTCGATAAATTCGTGGATAGCTGGAAGGCACTTGGCGGTAATGAAATTATCGATGAGGTCAATGAATGGTATAGCACGGAAGCTACGAAATAA
- a CDS encoding ABC transporter permease translates to MKSLKKEYPLHIMLIPGVIVTLIYAYGPMAGLVMAFQQFEPLSGFFKSDFVGLDNFRYVFNLPDFKQVLWNTLVIAIIKMVLSLLVPLILALLLNELTKKWFAGFIQSAIFLPFFLSWTVLGGVIIELFSLNGPINGLISAMGLEPIMFMLDNGWFRGIIIGSDVWKGMGYNMIIMLAAITGINATLYEAAEVDGAGKWKQMLNITLPGIAPIIILLSVLGLGGILNAGFEQILIMYNPTVYAGADIIDTFVYRLGMFSQQFGPAAAVGLFKSIISLFMVSTTYYAAYKFNNYRIF, encoded by the coding sequence ATGAAATCACTGAAGAAAGAATATCCGCTTCATATCATGTTAATACCGGGTGTGATTGTTACACTGATTTATGCCTACGGACCGATGGCCGGCCTGGTTATGGCGTTTCAACAGTTTGAGCCGTTATCCGGTTTTTTTAAATCTGATTTTGTGGGATTAGATAACTTCCGTTATGTATTTAATTTACCGGATTTCAAGCAAGTACTTTGGAATACGCTAGTCATAGCTATCATCAAAATGGTATTGTCTCTGCTTGTCCCGCTCATTCTAGCTCTATTATTAAATGAGCTTACTAAGAAATGGTTCGCAGGTTTTATTCAATCCGCCATTTTCCTCCCGTTCTTCCTTTCATGGACTGTCCTTGGGGGTGTCATTATTGAATTATTCTCTCTCAATGGACCTATTAATGGCTTAATTTCCGCTATGGGCTTAGAACCTATCATGTTCATGCTTGATAATGGTTGGTTCAGGGGGATTATCATTGGCTCGGATGTCTGGAAAGGCATGGGCTACAATATGATCATCATGCTTGCTGCCATCACAGGAATTAATGCGACGCTGTATGAAGCGGCAGAGGTAGATGGTGCAGGGAAATGGAAGCAAATGCTTAACATTACGCTTCCAGGTATAGCACCGATTATTATTTTACTTAGTGTATTAGGCCTCGGTGGTATTCTTAACGCAGGTTTTGAGCAGATATTGATTATGTATAACCCGACTGTATATGCAGGTGCAGATATAATAGATACATTTGTCTATCGATTGGGGATGTTCAGCCAACAATTTGGACCTGCGGCAGCAGTGGGTCTCTTTAAATCGATAATATCTTTATTTATGGTATCAACAACTTACTATGCAGCGTACAAATTTAACAATTACCGCATATTCTAG
- a CDS encoding carbohydrate ABC transporter permease, which translates to MVLHKQSFSRKLFIVFNTLLLTFITILGIIPFVHLLSISLSSNTAAMAGEVKLWPVGFSWDAYVYLGEKVEFFRSLGVSVKRVVLGSVVNLFLVFITAFPLSKSNDQFKFRTVYVWIFAITMFFGGGLIPTYIVVKNTGLIDSIWALILPGALNVWNMVLMLNFFRSIPRELDEAATIDGAGHWRVLWQIYLPISLPSIATIGLFTIVGHWNAWFDGILYLNSPEHYPLQTYLSTLIMSINAQMSSMSIEQLKVMENLSEKTIRTAQIFMGALPIMVVYPFLQRYFVKGMTVGSVKE; encoded by the coding sequence ATGGTGCTACATAAACAATCATTCAGCAGAAAGTTATTTATCGTGTTCAATACGCTGTTGTTAACTTTCATTACCATACTCGGCATTATCCCATTTGTACACTTACTCTCCATCTCACTTAGCTCGAATACAGCTGCGATGGCTGGAGAAGTGAAGCTTTGGCCCGTCGGCTTTTCCTGGGATGCTTATGTATATTTAGGAGAAAAGGTAGAGTTCTTTCGTTCCTTGGGAGTCTCCGTAAAACGAGTAGTGCTCGGTTCAGTAGTTAACTTGTTTCTAGTATTTATTACTGCTTTTCCGCTTTCCAAATCGAATGATCAGTTTAAATTTAGAACCGTATATGTATGGATATTCGCGATTACGATGTTTTTTGGAGGCGGCTTAATTCCGACGTATATCGTAGTGAAGAATACAGGCTTAATCGATTCCATTTGGGCGCTTATCTTACCAGGTGCATTGAATGTATGGAATATGGTTCTGATGCTTAACTTCTTCAGATCTATTCCAAGAGAATTGGATGAAGCGGCTACGATTGATGGTGCCGGACATTGGAGAGTACTTTGGCAAATTTATTTACCGATATCCCTTCCATCCATCGCAACGATTGGGTTATTCACCATAGTTGGGCATTGGAACGCTTGGTTTGACGGTATCCTTTACCTGAATTCACCTGAGCATTATCCGCTACAGACCTATCTTTCTACCTTGATTATGTCTATCAATGCCCAGATGTCATCGATGTCCATTGAGCAGCTCAAGGTGATGGAGAACCTGAGTGAGAAGACGATCCGAACGGCGCAAATATTCATGGGCGCATTGCCAATTATGGTAGTGTATCCATTCTTACAAAGGTATTTCGTAAAAGGAATGACGGTTGGTAGTGTTAAAGAATAA
- a CDS encoding Gfo/Idh/MocA family protein, giving the protein MKKVTVALIGAGLRGINYSEYAIQHPNELQVVAVAEPNAKRRNKFKARHKLADDMCFTHWDDFFASPKVADAVFICTQDNQHYVPTMKALEAGYHVLLEKPMSPDAKECVLMGEMASKVNRVFSICHVLRYTNFFSTIKELLESGAIGQLMSIQHNENVGYWHQAHSFVRGNWRKKDESSPMILAKSCHDLDILSWLTDSECVRVSSFGSLSHFKSSEAPEGAPLRCTDGCPAADKCLYYAPNQYLTEDTDWPTSAISDDPSYEARLNALQEGPYGRCVYHCDNDVVDHQVVNLEFANSVTIAFTMSAFTKDVSRTLKLMGTTGEIRGAMEKNEIEVIHFGSGKVERISFENAGGHVGHGGGDMGLIKDFVKLVRAEGKIQGLTSANHSVQSHLMAFAAEQSRIEGNSIVLKEFAQSVCNDEEVKQR; this is encoded by the coding sequence ATGAAGAAAGTTACTGTTGCTTTAATTGGAGCGGGCCTGCGAGGAATTAATTATTCAGAATATGCGATTCAGCACCCCAATGAGCTTCAAGTTGTAGCTGTTGCAGAGCCGAATGCGAAGCGGAGAAATAAATTTAAGGCAAGACATAAGCTGGCTGATGATATGTGCTTTACTCATTGGGATGATTTTTTTGCCTCCCCGAAAGTAGCAGATGCGGTATTTATCTGTACCCAAGACAATCAGCATTATGTGCCAACAATGAAAGCACTGGAGGCAGGGTATCATGTGCTATTAGAAAAACCGATGTCCCCTGATGCCAAGGAATGTGTACTTATGGGGGAAATGGCCTCTAAAGTGAATCGTGTCTTCTCGATATGCCATGTATTGAGATATACCAATTTCTTCTCTACGATCAAGGAACTGCTGGAAAGTGGTGCGATCGGACAATTGATGTCCATTCAACATAATGAGAACGTGGGTTACTGGCATCAAGCTCATAGCTTCGTAAGAGGGAATTGGCGCAAAAAGGATGAGTCCAGTCCGATGATTCTCGCTAAGTCCTGTCATGATCTGGACATTCTTTCCTGGTTGACAGATTCAGAATGTGTTCGAGTGTCTTCCTTTGGCTCACTGTCCCATTTCAAATCTAGTGAAGCACCGGAAGGAGCCCCGCTACGTTGCACAGATGGATGCCCAGCAGCAGATAAATGTCTCTATTATGCTCCTAATCAATATTTGACGGAGGATACGGATTGGCCTACATCGGCAATTAGCGATGATCCAAGCTATGAAGCTCGCCTGAATGCTCTTCAGGAAGGACCTTATGGACGATGTGTCTATCATTGTGATAATGATGTCGTCGACCATCAAGTGGTAAATCTAGAATTCGCTAATTCCGTAACTATAGCCTTTACAATGAGTGCGTTTACCAAAGATGTAAGTCGTACCCTCAAGCTGATGGGTACCACGGGAGAAATTCGCGGTGCGATGGAAAAGAATGAAATTGAAGTGATCCATTTTGGCAGCGGTAAGGTAGAGAGAATCTCGTTCGAGAATGCAGGTGGTCATGTTGGTCATGGCGGCGGCGATATGGGGTTAATCAAAGATTTTGTTAAGCTGGTTCGAGCGGAAGGAAAGATTCAGGGACTTACATCAGCAAATCATTCCGTTCAAAGTCACCTTATGGCTTTTGCAGCGGAGCAATCTCGCATCGAGGGTAACAGTATTGTTCTGAAAGAATTTGCTCAAAGTGTCTGTAATGATGAAGAGGTGAAGCAACGATGA
- a CDS encoding DUF4091 domain-containing protein, protein MNAPQPFQTMLLSSLVKVFADEVPNHEPYHSATALVGETFSFQVAYTSDTLLKNIEVEIKSSLSDLICIRSVGLVPSEMPCFKNHDDDVLRTTPGLYPDPLYTLDQQSISSIPGQWRSLWVAITLDETMSTELRSIQVLFKSSEGQILGESDVFELTVIPATLPPQQLIHTEWFHVDCLATKYGVEVFSEAHWALIERYADTMVKHGMNMILTPLFTPPLDTAIGGVRPTVQLISVTKAGDRYEFGFDLLTRWVSMCRRLGFKYFEFSHLFTQWGAKCAPKIMVTIQGEEQQLFGWDTDASSAEYRSFLDQFLPCLDQYLKEQGIDQQSWFHISDEPGEEHLESYRAASEIIYKHLSSYPIMDALSELELYEQGLVKRPIPANTHIEPFLEHQVPDLWTYYCCAQSEQVSNRFFNMPSARNRIIGFQLYKFGLQGFLHWGYNFWYSQYSLNQLLDPYRTTDAEHAFPSGDAYLVYPGEEGPIESIRLEVLYEGLQDLRALELLEQKIGKKATIAIMEEGLSTSLTFSVYPRDQGTWLLEARERINQAIARYST, encoded by the coding sequence ATGAATGCTCCGCAGCCATTTCAGACGATGTTATTAAGTTCGTTGGTTAAGGTATTTGCTGATGAAGTGCCGAATCATGAACCCTATCACAGTGCAACCGCACTTGTCGGGGAAACATTTTCGTTCCAAGTCGCTTATACCTCAGATACACTTTTAAAGAATATTGAAGTAGAGATAAAGTCATCTCTTTCAGATCTAATATGTATAAGATCCGTTGGACTTGTTCCCTCAGAAATGCCTTGTTTCAAAAATCATGATGACGATGTGCTAAGAACTACGCCGGGATTATATCCAGATCCATTGTATACGCTGGATCAACAATCTATTTCATCGATCCCGGGACAATGGCGATCTTTATGGGTGGCGATAACCTTGGATGAAACAATGAGTACGGAGCTTCGCTCTATTCAGGTCCTCTTCAAATCATCTGAAGGGCAGATATTAGGTGAATCGGATGTATTCGAGTTAACCGTCATCCCTGCAACACTACCGCCGCAACAGTTAATTCATACGGAATGGTTCCATGTGGATTGTCTTGCTACAAAGTATGGTGTCGAAGTATTTAGTGAAGCGCATTGGGCCCTTATAGAACGTTATGCAGATACGATGGTTAAGCATGGCATGAACATGATCTTAACTCCGTTGTTTACACCGCCTTTGGATACAGCCATTGGTGGAGTACGTCCAACCGTTCAATTGATTTCCGTGACTAAAGCGGGAGATCGTTATGAATTCGGATTTGATCTGCTTACTCGTTGGGTATCGATGTGCCGCCGACTTGGCTTCAAATACTTTGAGTTCTCTCATTTATTTACTCAATGGGGTGCAAAATGTGCACCAAAAATAATGGTAACCATTCAAGGTGAAGAACAGCAACTATTCGGCTGGGATACGGACGCATCCTCAGCGGAATACCGTAGTTTCTTGGATCAATTTTTACCTTGCTTAGATCAATATTTGAAAGAGCAGGGAATAGACCAGCAAAGCTGGTTCCATATTTCAGATGAACCAGGAGAGGAACATTTGGAATCGTACCGAGCTGCAAGTGAGATCATTTATAAACATTTATCAAGTTATCCGATCATGGACGCTTTGTCCGAATTGGAGTTGTATGAACAGGGCCTGGTGAAAAGGCCGATTCCTGCGAATACGCATATTGAACCGTTCTTAGAACATCAGGTTCCAGACCTTTGGACGTACTATTGCTGCGCTCAAAGTGAACAAGTATCCAACCGGTTTTTCAACATGCCCTCTGCTAGAAATCGTATAATCGGGTTTCAATTGTATAAATTCGGATTACAGGGCTTCTTGCATTGGGGTTATAACTTCTGGTACTCGCAATATTCATTGAATCAGCTGCTGGACCCTTATCGTACGACTGACGCTGAGCATGCATTTCCCTCAGGAGATGCCTACTTGGTCTATCCGGGAGAAGAAGGCCCGATTGAATCCATTCGACTGGAAGTTCTATATGAAGGGTTGCAGGATTTGCGCGCACTAGAATTACTTGAGCAGAAAATTGGCAAGAAAGCAACGATAGCCATTATGGAAGAGGGTCTGAGTACATCGTTGACCTTCTCTGTATACCCGAGGGATCAGGGAACATGGCTCTTAGAGGCAAGAGAGCGGATCAATCAAGCGATAGCAAGATATTCTACTTAA